A part of Brassica rapa cultivar Chiifu-401-42 chromosome A05, CAAS_Brap_v3.01, whole genome shotgun sequence genomic DNA contains:
- the LOC103867732 gene encoding late embryogenesis abundant protein M17: MGRLKSLVILALLFSLSFVVFADSSKDASTHAKDEVKPSEATDAQAAEAVAKDVVAEPQQGRWPGGCRYGCCGGWFFGRCNYCCRSPQAEETVETEAVEANVVEPQQGGRGGCRYGCCGSWRYGRCSYCCRSPQAEETVETEAVDANVVEPQQGGRGGCRYGCCGSWRYGRCTYCCRSPQAETVETEAVDANVVEPQQGGRGGCRYGCCGSWRYGRCSYCCRNPQTETVETEAVDANVVEPQQGGRGGCRYGCCGSWRYGRCSYCCRGAQAESEGQKKEEAKP, encoded by the exons ATGGGAAGGCTCAAGTCTCTGGTTATCTTGGCTTTGCTTTTTTCCCTCTCTTTCGTTGTTTTTGCCGACTCATCCAAGGATGCTTCTACACATG CTAAGGATGAAGTGAAGCCAAGTGAAGCGACCGATGCCCAGGCTGCGGAGGCCGTGGCCAAGGATGTTGTTGCAGAGCCCCAGCAAGGACGATGGCCTGGTGGTTGTAGGTACGGATGTTGCGGTGGCTGGTTTTTTGGACGGTGCAACTACTGTTGTCGTAGTCCACAAGCCGAGGAGACCGTGGAAACTGAAGCTGTTGAGGCCAACGTTGTTGAACCTCAGCAGGGGGGTCGTGGTGGCTGTAGATACGGATGTTGCGGATCCTGGCGTTACGGACGGTGCAGCTACTGTTGTCGCAGTCCACAAGCCGAGGAAACCGTGGAAACCGAAGCTGTTGATGCCAACGTTGTCGAACCTCAGCAGGGGGGTCGTGGTGGCTGTAGATACGGATGTTGCGGATCCTGGCGTTATGGACGGTGCACCTACTGTTGTCGCAGTCCACAAGCCGAGACCGTGGAAACCGAAGCTGTTGATGCCAACGTTGTAGAACCTCAACAGGGGGGTCGTGGTGGCTGTAGATACGGATGTTGCGGATCCTGGCGTTATGGACGGTGCAGCTACTGTTGTCGCAATCCACAAACCGAGACCGTGGAAACCGAAGCTGTTGATGCCAACGTTGTTGAACCTCAGCAGGGGGGTCGTGGTGGCTGTAGATACGGATGTTGCGGATCCTGGCGTTATGGACGGTGCAGCTACTGTTGCCGAGGTGCTCAAGCGGAGTCTGAAGGGCAGAAAAAGGAAGAAGCTAAGCCATGA
- the LOC103866548 gene encoding protein STRICTOSIDINE SYNTHASE-LIKE 2, translated as MMKLFFVLAISFALLLSLFDSSGESPKHGESMLTVHFPDFHLIPTTGALGPESFAFDFYGDGPFTGLSDGRIVKWIANESRWMDFAVTTPTREGCEGPHEHQRTEHECGRPLGLAFEKSTGDLYIADAYMGLLKVGRQGGLANQVSTRQLDKPLRFTNAVEIDPRTGVVYFTDSSSVYQRRNYIGAIMSGDRTGRLMKYDPKTNQVTTLVSNLSFANGVVMSQNGDYLLVAETATSRILRYWLNDTSVSKSHEKYEIFAEGLPGFPDNIKRSPRGGFWVGLNTKHSKLTKFAMSNAWLGRAALGLPVDWMKVHSYWAKYKGNGMAVRLSEGSGVISEVFEGTIGNKWISISEVEEHDGTLWVGSVNTPYTGVYKI; from the exons ATGATGAAACTCTTCTTTGTGTTGGCGATATCATTTGCCCTTCTCTTAAGCCTCTTCGATTCTTCTGGCGAGAGTCCAAAACATGGAGAGTCAATGTTGACAGTTCATTTCCCTGACTTCCATCTGATTCCTACCACCGGCGCTTTGGGACCGGAGAGTTTCGCCTTCGATTTCTACGGCGACGGTCCATTCACCGGTTTATCTGATGGTCGAATTGTTAAGTGGATAGCTAATGAGAGTCGTTGGATGGATTTCGCCGTCACCACGCCAACAAG AGAAGGTTGCGAGGGCCCGCACGAGCACCAACGAACGGAACATGAGTGTGGTCGACCATTGGGCCTGGCCTTTGAAAAATCCACTGGTGATCTTTATATTGCCGATGCTTATATGGGACTTCTTAAAGTTGGTCGACAAGGTGGTTTAGCCAATCAAGTATCTACACGTCAGCTGGATAAGCCCCTTAGGTTTACCAACGCTGTGGAAATAGACCCACGGACTGGAGTTGTCTACTTCACAGATAGTAGTTCGGTTTATCAACGAAG GAATTATATAGGTGCAATAATGAGTGGGGACAGAACCGGTAGATTGATGAAATACGATCCAAAAACGAACCAAGTGACAACTCTTGTAAGCAACCTTTCGTTCGCAAACGGCGTCGTTATGAGCCAAAACGGTGATTACCTTCTCGTGGCAGAGACTGCCACATCTCGAATCCTACGCTACTGGCTCAACGACACGTCGGTTTCTAAATCTCACGAGAAGTATGAGATTTTCGCGGAGGGGCTGCCTGGGTTCCCCGACAACATAAAGAGGAGTCCACGTGGTGGATTTTGGGTAGGCCTGAATACAAAACACTCAAAGCTGACAAAGTTCGCCATGTCGAATGCCTGGCTAGGACGCGCCGCTTTGGGCTTGCCGGTGGACTGGATGAAAGTTCATTCGTATTGGGCTAAGTACAAAGGGAACGGGATGGCCGTGAGGTTGAGCGAAGGTAGTGGCGTAATATCGGAGGTTTTCGAGGGTACAATTGGAAATAAGTGGATCTCTATAAGTGAGGTGGAGGAGCATGATGGAACTCTATGGGTTGGATCGGTGAATACTCCCTACACTGGAGTTTATAAAATCTAA